A single window of Methanoregula sp. DNA harbors:
- a CDS encoding FeoA family protein, with product MPIPICDLQEGVTATVRELQGGLVFQRQMRTMGIREEKTIRIVTRHPFGGPVVVEIDGKMTTLGHGIASRILVEPTQ from the coding sequence ATGCCGATACCAATATGTGATCTTCAGGAAGGTGTCACCGCAACAGTCCGGGAGCTGCAGGGGGGCCTCGTGTTCCAGAGACAAATGCGCACCATGGGAATACGGGAGGAAAAAACTATCCGCATTGTGACGCGGCACCCGTTCGGGGGCCCGGTTGTGGTCGAAATTGACGGCAAGATGACAACGCTCGGTCATGGAATTGCCTCCCGCATTCTGGTGGAGCCGACGCAATGA
- a CDS encoding ferrous iron transporter B, whose amino-acid sequence MRKIVLMGNPNVGKSVVFTRLTGAHVITSNYPGTTVDFSQATTCIDKEPAYIIDAPGTYSLEPSNRAEEVASAIMNEADLVINVVDATNLERNLSLTLELLSRGKPLVIALNMWDEAHHTGIEIDTAKLQEILHVPVIPTVAVTGEGIHNLAAQCTKAIIPQSAVTLGEEERWARIGQITHEVQKVTHRHHTLSDHISNATIRPVTGIPIACAVIIFSFWFVVLFGEIWISHVTNPLFELYRPLVTSLSGWIGTGVLGSVLIGVPVGGQINFEQSMGMLTTGLYIPFGVVLPFIIAFYIMAALLEDSGYLPRLATLTDTVFHRLGMHGYGIVPVFLGLGCNVPGVLATRVLETKKQRFIAATLLAIAVPCMAKTSMIFGVLGQFGIRYVLIVFAALFIVYAIVGIILNRMIKGECPEIFLEIPPYRWPQFAMVAKKTWMRLVAFVLEAVPFLFLGILFVNILYSTGFLVWLGDLLSPLIEGWLGLPGTASAALLIGFLRKDLAIGMLLPLNMTPQQLVVAVTTLTMYFPCAGTFAVLFRELGTADLVKAIGVMSVTAFLVGGIMRFILMGI is encoded by the coding sequence ATGAGAAAGATTGTCCTGATGGGAAACCCCAACGTGGGGAAGAGTGTCGTCTTCACCCGCCTCACCGGTGCTCACGTCATAACCTCAAACTATCCCGGAACAACCGTGGACTTTTCCCAGGCGACGACCTGCATTGACAAAGAACCCGCGTATATCATCGATGCTCCCGGCACTTACTCTCTAGAACCGTCGAACCGGGCAGAAGAGGTGGCATCAGCGATCATGAACGAGGCTGACCTTGTTATCAACGTCGTCGATGCGACCAATCTCGAAAGAAATCTCTCCCTGACACTTGAACTCCTTTCCCGGGGAAAACCTCTCGTTATTGCACTGAACATGTGGGATGAAGCCCACCATACGGGGATTGAGATCGACACGGCTAAACTTCAGGAAATCCTGCACGTGCCGGTGATACCAACTGTTGCGGTAACGGGTGAAGGGATCCATAACCTCGCCGCGCAGTGCACAAAGGCGATCATCCCGCAATCAGCCGTAACCCTCGGAGAAGAAGAACGTTGGGCACGGATAGGGCAGATAACGCATGAGGTGCAGAAGGTTACCCACCGGCACCATACCCTGTCTGACCATATCTCCAACGCGACCATCAGGCCGGTCACGGGAATTCCCATCGCGTGTGCGGTAATCATTTTCTCGTTCTGGTTTGTCGTGCTTTTCGGCGAGATCTGGATCAGCCATGTGACAAATCCCCTTTTTGAATTGTATCGCCCGCTGGTTACCTCGCTTTCCGGCTGGATTGGTACGGGGGTTCTCGGATCAGTCCTTATTGGTGTGCCTGTAGGGGGCCAGATCAATTTTGAACAATCGATGGGAATGCTGACAACCGGTCTTTATATCCCGTTTGGGGTCGTGCTCCCGTTTATCATTGCGTTTTATATCATGGCCGCGTTGCTTGAAGACTCGGGATACCTGCCCCGGCTTGCGACACTGACTGACACGGTCTTTCACAGGCTCGGCATGCACGGATACGGGATTGTCCCGGTCTTTCTCGGGCTCGGGTGCAATGTTCCTGGTGTCCTTGCAACACGAGTCCTCGAGACGAAAAAGCAGCGGTTCATCGCAGCCACGCTCCTTGCAATCGCCGTTCCCTGCATGGCAAAGACTTCGATGATCTTCGGGGTTCTCGGCCAGTTCGGCATCCGGTATGTGCTGATTGTTTTTGCAGCGCTCTTCATTGTGTATGCTATAGTTGGCATAATCCTCAACAGGATGATAAAAGGCGAATGTCCGGAGATATTTCTTGAAATTCCCCCATACCGCTGGCCGCAGTTCGCTATGGTTGCAAAGAAGACCTGGATGCGTCTCGTTGCATTTGTTTTAGAGGCGGTACCGTTCCTCTTCCTTGGTATCCTGTTTGTAAATATCCTGTACTCAACCGGCTTCCTTGTCTGGCTGGGGGACCTCCTTTCCCCGCTCATTGAAGGATGGCTGGGGCTCCCGGGCACCGCTTCCGCTGCGCTTCTGATTGGATTTCTGCGAAAAGACCTTGCAATCGGGATGCTGCTCCCCCTTAACATGACCCCGCAACAGCTTGTGGTTGCGGTCACAACGCTCACAATGTATTTTCCCTGCGCCGGAACGTTTGCGGTTTTATTCCGGGAACTCGGGACAGCCGATTTGGTAAAAGCAATCGGGGTCATGTCAGTTACCGCGTTTCTGGTGGGGGGAATCATGCGGTTCATTCTGATGGGGATATGA
- a CDS encoding metal-dependent transcriptional regulator, with the protein MRPKTIEEYVENIDILEKTDGTASTGALASRMGVRPPSVTEMLQKLKREGFIHYESYAGATLTGSGKKIARELMQKHRIIADLLEIFGVEREMAEVDACQIEHHVSPETLKTLEKFVEFVRNDPVTTESIRCFMSSCQRRRPKNKDRK; encoded by the coding sequence ATGAGACCAAAAACAATCGAAGAGTACGTGGAGAATATCGACATACTTGAAAAAACAGATGGAACAGCATCTACCGGTGCGCTGGCATCGCGAATGGGGGTCAGACCTCCTTCAGTCACAGAAATGCTGCAAAAACTAAAAAGAGAGGGTTTTATCCATTATGAATCCTATGCCGGGGCAACCCTCACCGGCTCCGGGAAAAAAATTGCACGCGAGTTGATGCAGAAACACCGTATTATTGCGGACCTTCTGGAGATCTTCGGTGTTGAACGGGAAATGGCAGAGGTCGACGCCTGCCAGATCGAGCATCATGTCAGCCCCGAAACATTAAAAACACTGGAAAAATTTGTGGAATTTGTCAGGAATGATCCGGTAACAACCGAATCGATCCGCTGTTTCATGTCATCCTGCCAGCGCAGGAGACCAAAAAATAAGGACCGGAAATAA
- a CDS encoding radical SAM protein, giving the protein MTTRHIFGPVLSRRLGLSLGVDLIPFKTCSYNCAYCECGPTTLHTVTRQDFFPAEDVITELHNVLASRPYLDSITLAGSGEPTLSLSLGRVITFVKNEYPEYTMSVLTNGSLLTDRDVQEELASADRVIPTLTSVSQKTFERIHRPHPSLRIEEIITGIVEFQKTYSGALWLEVFVIPGLNTTAEELAGLKRAIERINPDRVQLNTVDRPPAEGWVQAAPDAELERVRGLLGVQDIRIVSRILPVSQATKVNTEAGDLIHSTICRRPSTIEDLVRTTGLSGGEVAKILVVLEREGVVTSQRGTRGVFYTICQKPDGRGHT; this is encoded by the coding sequence ATGACCACGCGACATATCTTCGGACCGGTCCTCTCCCGCAGGCTCGGGCTTTCACTCGGTGTCGACCTGATCCCTTTCAAGACCTGTTCGTACAATTGTGCCTATTGCGAATGCGGACCGACCACCCTGCATACCGTCACGCGGCAGGACTTTTTTCCCGCGGAAGATGTAATCACCGAACTCCACAACGTGCTCGCCTCCCGTCCGTATCTCGATTCGATCACGCTTGCTGGTTCCGGTGAACCTACACTCTCCCTGTCGTTGGGGAGAGTCATCACCTTTGTGAAAAACGAGTACCCGGAATATACCATGAGCGTCCTGACCAATGGAAGCCTTCTGACCGACAGGGATGTGCAGGAGGAGCTGGCCTCTGCAGACCGGGTAATCCCGACCCTGACATCGGTATCCCAGAAGACCTTTGAGCGAATCCATCGCCCCCACCCCTCGCTCAGGATAGAGGAGATCATTACAGGGATTGTGGAGTTCCAAAAGACGTATTCCGGTGCTCTCTGGCTCGAAGTGTTCGTCATCCCCGGCCTGAATACCACGGCAGAGGAACTGGCCGGACTTAAAAGGGCAATTGAACGAATCAATCCGGATCGCGTCCAGTTAAACACCGTTGACCGGCCTCCCGCGGAAGGTTGGGTACAAGCGGCACCGGATGCTGAACTGGAACGAGTCCGTGGGTTACTCGGGGTCCAGGATATCAGGATTGTCAGCAGAATACTTCCCGTTTCTCAAGCAACGAAGGTGAACACAGAAGCAGGTGACCTCATCCATTCAACCATCTGCCGGAGACCTTCTACCATTGAGGATCTTGTCCGCACGACAGGCCTGAGCGGCGGGGAGGTGGCAAAAATCCTCGTCGTGCTTGAAAGGGAGGGAGTAGTAACCTCGCAGCGGGGAACGCGTGGGGTTTTTTATACGATTTGCCAGAAACCTGATGGCAGGGGACATACCTGA
- a CDS encoding DUF134 domain-containing protein, with protein sequence MMETAGDKEGYCRRRGRPRMNRSFKRDASPRCYAPQCNPNEKEEVVLLLPEEIAVLDLIDLQDMEQEQAAAVLRVSRKTIWRDIHEAHRKIADALIHGKSLEIGGCLRRQSGICPRRNAGACIKANGSDSNTWPDSPVD encoded by the coding sequence ATGATGGAAACCGCCGGGGATAAAGAAGGATACTGCCGGCGGCGGGGACGGCCGCGCATGAACCGCTCTTTTAAACGGGATGCATCACCACGGTGCTATGCGCCACAGTGTAATCCAAACGAAAAGGAAGAAGTGGTTTTGCTGCTTCCTGAAGAAATAGCGGTGCTGGATCTGATCGATCTGCAGGACATGGAGCAGGAGCAGGCAGCAGCAGTTCTCAGAGTATCCAGAAAGACTATCTGGCGGGACATCCACGAGGCGCATCGCAAGATCGCGGATGCACTGATACATGGCAAATCCCTTGAGATCGGGGGGTGCCTGCGCAGGCAATCGGGAATCTGCCCGCGTCGGAATGCGGGGGCCTGCATAAAAGCGAATGGCAGTGACAGCAACACCTGGCCAGATAGCCCAGTGGATTGA
- a CDS encoding ATP-binding protein gives MIRIAVISGKGGTGKTMITAALAELLPGNLVLADCDVDAANLELLLSPKLIRTKPFMGMKTAVIDPDLCTQCGECMEHCRFSAIERNGDAYRVNLVRCEGCAVCTYVCHAAAVTMQPRQTGEIKYSDTERGHLVHAQLVPGAGNSGLLVHAVKKTAIEQNQNSDLFLIDGPPGTGCPLISTISGVDVVLIVTEPSVSGLHDLKRVVAVCRQFRPQILVAINRFDLEQSLTEAIQLWCREEGIPLIGKIPFDPAVIDSVRNGVSVIHTGTSPAAQAIQILAANLEKELMHDGNRRG, from the coding sequence ATGATCCGGATTGCAGTTATCAGCGGAAAGGGGGGAACGGGAAAGACGATGATCACCGCTGCGCTTGCCGAGCTCCTCCCCGGAAACCTCGTGCTTGCAGACTGTGACGTGGATGCTGCGAACCTTGAGCTCCTTCTTAGCCCGAAGCTGATCCGCACGAAACCGTTCATGGGGATGAAAACCGCGGTCATCGATCCCGACCTCTGCACGCAGTGCGGGGAATGCATGGAGCACTGCCGGTTCAGTGCAATTGAACGTAACGGAGATGCATACCGTGTGAACCTGGTTCGCTGTGAAGGATGTGCTGTCTGCACCTATGTCTGCCATGCTGCCGCAGTCACCATGCAGCCCCGACAGACAGGTGAGATCAAGTATTCGGATACTGAACGGGGACATCTCGTTCATGCACAGCTTGTACCGGGTGCGGGCAACTCCGGGCTGCTTGTCCACGCAGTGAAAAAGACTGCAATAGAGCAAAATCAAAATTCTGATCTCTTCCTGATCGATGGTCCACCCGGAACCGGTTGTCCGCTGATCTCCACAATCAGTGGTGTTGACGTTGTGCTGATTGTCACTGAGCCAAGTGTCTCGGGGCTCCATGATCTCAAACGGGTGGTGGCAGTCTGCCGCCAGTTCCGGCCACAGATCCTTGTTGCAATCAACCGGTTCGATCTGGAGCAGTCCCTCACGGAAGCAATACAACTCTGGTGCCGTGAAGAGGGCATTCCCCTGATAGGGAAGATCCCCTTCGATCCCGCAGTCATAGACTCGGTGAGAAATGGAGTTTCCGTGATTCATACAGGTACATCCCCTGCAGCACAAGCCATTCAAATACTGGCAGCTAACCTAGAGAAGGAACTTATGCATGATGGAAACCGCCGGGGATAA
- a CDS encoding ATP-binding protein: MMRLAVASGKGGTGKSMVAANLAFTLSQSRQVTLIDCDVEEPNLHLFFPAPFTTTEITVPVPVVDQKTCQYCGLCGEFCQYGAMTVLRSRVLFFPELCHSCGGCTLVCPNDAIHEEPKRIGTTTITTPLANLKLISGMLDTGNPHAVPVIRAAKKLAAGDPLVICDTAPGTSCPVVETLDGCDACILVTESTPFGLHDLHLAVDVAARLGVPAGIVINRSDGKDEETLEFCTDNDLEVMMTIPFDREIAAIQSRGDLLCRVQPEWQKEFFALFVKCSTLAGEN; the protein is encoded by the coding sequence ATGATGAGACTTGCAGTTGCAAGCGGTAAAGGCGGTACCGGCAAGAGTATGGTAGCCGCAAACCTTGCCTTCACGCTCTCCCAGTCCAGACAGGTTACGCTCATCGACTGCGATGTTGAGGAGCCCAACCTCCATCTCTTCTTTCCGGCTCCTTTTACTACAACCGAAATTACCGTGCCGGTACCGGTTGTCGATCAAAAGACCTGCCAATACTGCGGGCTGTGCGGGGAGTTCTGCCAGTATGGCGCGATGACCGTGCTTCGCAGCCGGGTCCTCTTCTTTCCCGAGCTTTGCCATTCCTGCGGGGGATGCACGCTGGTCTGCCCGAACGATGCCATCCACGAAGAGCCAAAACGGATTGGAACCACAACAATCACCACGCCGCTGGCCAACCTGAAGCTGATTTCAGGAATGCTGGACACAGGAAATCCCCATGCAGTTCCGGTCATCAGGGCAGCAAAAAAACTGGCAGCGGGCGATCCCCTTGTGATCTGCGATACTGCTCCGGGCACTTCCTGCCCGGTTGTTGAGACGCTGGACGGGTGTGATGCCTGCATCCTTGTTACGGAATCCACCCCTTTTGGCCTGCATGACCTTCATCTTGCCGTAGATGTTGCCGCCCGCCTGGGAGTCCCCGCAGGCATCGTCATCAACCGGAGCGATGGAAAGGATGAGGAAACTCTTGAGTTCTGCACGGATAATGACCTTGAGGTGATGATGACCATTCCTTTTGACCGCGAGATCGCCGCCATCCAGAGCAGGGGAGATCTTCTCTGCCGGGTACAACCGGAGTGGCAGAAAGAATTTTTCGCCCTCTTTGTCAAATGCAGCACGCTTGCCGGTGAGAACTGA
- a CDS encoding NifB/NifX family molybdenum-iron cluster-binding protein, with product MKVCFTAKGETLDSPSEERFGRAPYFIILESETGSFEVIRNPYADGAGGVGPKAAQILIAHDVKALISGQVGGNTREVLTAAGIVMYSYQSGGSVKDAFNQFLKNSLVRSG from the coding sequence ATGAAAGTATGTTTTACAGCAAAAGGTGAAACCCTCGACTCCCCCTCAGAGGAGAGGTTTGGGCGTGCACCTTATTTTATCATTCTTGAAAGCGAGACCGGATCCTTTGAAGTGATCCGGAACCCGTATGCTGATGGTGCGGGAGGTGTTGGTCCCAAAGCCGCCCAAATACTTATCGCGCATGACGTAAAGGCCTTGATCAGCGGGCAGGTTGGCGGGAACACACGGGAAGTCCTCACAGCTGCAGGGATTGTGATGTACTCATACCAGTCCGGCGGATCGGTAAAGGACGCATTCAACCAGTTTTTGAAAAATTCCCTTGTACGCTCAGGGTAG
- a CDS encoding MBL fold metallo-hydrolase — protein sequence MTPQLSLTVLADNTTLTDRYFIGEPGLSFFLTTMGKRILFDTGYSDAFLVNAEKMGINLLDLDMVVLSHGHSDHTGGMFPLIRYMARAGKRRERLKIPSLIAHPHCFCPRQKTPDPDTWYVLPEHELAGHFTVITSTGPLWLTENLVFLGEIERKPGFEQFNPGKRKIVMPDGRKRTDLIRDDSALAFCADDGIRVITGCSHSGIGNIVEHARSVCNKKKVIDIIGGLHLLSPGRTRLRKTGEYLQGLHLKSLHACHCTSLASKIALAGYCPVKETGVGTKIEW from the coding sequence ATGACTCCGCAGCTTTCCCTTACGGTTCTTGCTGATAATACAACATTGACTGACCGGTATTTCATCGGTGAACCCGGTCTTTCGTTCTTCCTTACAACAATGGGAAAAAGGATCCTGTTCGATACCGGGTACTCGGATGCATTCCTTGTCAATGCGGAGAAGATGGGAATCAATCTCCTTGACCTTGATATGGTCGTGCTCTCCCACGGGCACTCTGACCATACCGGGGGGATGTTCCCTCTTATCCGGTATATGGCCCGGGCCGGTAAAAGAAGAGAACGACTAAAAATCCCGTCACTTATCGCTCACCCGCATTGTTTCTGTCCCCGCCAGAAAACCCCTGACCCGGATACCTGGTACGTCCTGCCTGAGCACGAGCTGGCCGGGCATTTTACGGTCATTACATCGACCGGCCCCCTCTGGCTCACCGAGAATCTTGTCTTTTTGGGAGAGATTGAACGCAAACCCGGCTTTGAACAGTTTAACCCCGGGAAACGAAAAATTGTAATGCCGGACGGGAGGAAGAGGACTGACCTGATCCGGGACGATTCCGCGCTGGCGTTTTGCGCGGATGATGGGATCCGTGTCATCACCGGCTGCTCTCATTCGGGGATCGGTAACATTGTTGAGCATGCCCGGTCGGTATGCAACAAGAAAAAGGTTATTGATATCATCGGGGGTCTTCACCTCCTGTCCCCCGGTCGGACCCGGCTCAGAAAGACCGGAGAATACCTGCAGGGCCTTCACCTGAAGTCCCTGCATGCCTGCCATTGCACTTCGCTTGCGTCAAAAATCGCACTTGCGGGATATTGCCCGGTAAAAGAGACAGGGGTGGGAACAAAGATCGAGTGGTAG
- the mcrA gene encoding coenzyme-B sulfoethylthiotransferase subunit alpha, whose protein sequence is MAKAAKIERTQKLFLKAMKTKFAADPQAMSTVYERKGLEQSPRKMEFVKAGQKVAMDRGISAYDPKRCHCGGIPLGQRQLTTYEVSTTGVFVEGDDLHFVNNAAMQQMWDDIRRTIIVGLDLAHGTLQKRLGKEVTPETINEYLHVLNHAMPGAAVVQEHMVETHPSLVDDCYVKVFTGDDEMADDIEPQFVLNLDKLFPAKMAAQLKAAVGKSMWQAIHIPTTVSRTCDGGTTSRWSAMQIGMSFIGAYKMCAGEAAVADLAFAAKHAGVIQMADILPARRARGPNEPGGIKFGHFADMVQSDRKYPNDPIRSSLEIVAAGTMLFDQIWLGSYMSGGVGFTQYATAAYTDNILDDYTSYGVDYVKKKHGGIGKAKATQEVVNDIATEVNLYGMEQYEEFPTALESHFGGSQRASVLAAASGISTALATANSNAGLNGWYLSMLMHKEGWSRLGFFGYDLQDQCGSANSMSIRPDEGLLGELRGPNYPNYAMNVGHQGEYAAIAGSAHIARGDAWTLSPLMKITFADPSLKFDFSEIRREFAKGAIREFMPAGERSLIIPAR, encoded by the coding sequence ATGGCAAAAGCAGCAAAAATCGAGAGGACCCAGAAGCTCTTCCTCAAGGCAATGAAGACAAAGTTTGCGGCAGACCCCCAGGCAATGTCCACGGTCTACGAGCGCAAGGGTCTTGAGCAGTCCCCGCGTAAGATGGAGTTCGTCAAGGCAGGGCAGAAAGTCGCGATGGACCGCGGCATTTCCGCGTACGACCCCAAGCGCTGCCACTGCGGCGGTATCCCGCTCGGACAGCGCCAGCTGACAACCTACGAAGTCAGCACCACGGGAGTCTTTGTGGAGGGCGATGACCTGCACTTCGTCAACAACGCTGCAATGCAGCAGATGTGGGACGACATCCGCAGGACAATCATCGTCGGCCTCGACCTCGCCCACGGCACCTTACAGAAGAGACTGGGCAAGGAAGTCACCCCTGAGACCATCAACGAGTACCTCCACGTTCTGAACCACGCGATGCCTGGTGCAGCCGTCGTTCAGGAACACATGGTCGAGACTCACCCGTCACTCGTGGACGACTGTTACGTCAAGGTCTTCACGGGCGATGACGAGATGGCAGACGACATCGAGCCCCAGTTTGTCTTAAACCTCGATAAGCTCTTCCCGGCCAAGATGGCCGCACAGCTGAAGGCAGCAGTCGGCAAGTCGATGTGGCAAGCCATTCACATCCCGACAACTGTCAGCAGGACCTGTGACGGTGGGACCACCTCACGCTGGTCTGCAATGCAGATCGGTATGTCCTTTATCGGCGCGTACAAGATGTGCGCCGGTGAGGCCGCAGTCGCTGACCTTGCATTCGCCGCAAAGCACGCCGGTGTTATCCAGATGGCAGACATCCTGCCCGCACGCCGTGCACGTGGCCCGAACGAGCCCGGTGGCATCAAGTTCGGACACTTCGCCGACATGGTCCAGTCAGACCGCAAGTACCCCAACGACCCGATAAGGTCATCCCTTGAGATCGTTGCCGCAGGCACGATGCTCTTCGACCAGATCTGGCTCGGATCGTACATGTCCGGCGGTGTCGGGTTCACCCAGTATGCAACCGCAGCATACACCGACAACATCCTTGATGACTACACCTCCTACGGTGTGGACTACGTCAAGAAGAAACACGGTGGCATCGGCAAGGCAAAGGCGACACAGGAAGTCGTCAACGACATTGCAACCGAGGTCAACCTCTACGGTATGGAACAGTACGAGGAGTTCCCGACTGCACTCGAGTCCCACTTCGGTGGCTCACAGCGTGCATCCGTCCTTGCCGCAGCATCAGGTATCTCCACTGCACTGGCAACCGCCAACTCCAACGCGGGCCTGAACGGCTGGTACCTGTCCATGCTCATGCACAAGGAAGGCTGGTCACGTCTCGGCTTCTTCGGCTACGACCTGCAGGACCAGTGCGGTTCCGCAAACTCGATGTCGATCCGTCCCGACGAGGGATTACTCGGAGAGCTCCGTGGACCGAACTACCCGAACTATGCAATGAACGTCGGTCACCAGGGAGAATACGCCGCAATCGCGGGCTCAGCCCACATTGCACGTGGCGATGCATGGACCCTGTCCCCCTTAATGAAGATCACATTCGCCGACCCGTCGCTGAAGTTCGACTTCTCCGAAATCCGCCGCGAGTTCGCAAAGGGTGCAATCCGCGAGTTCATGCCCGCTGGAGAGCGCTCACTGATCATACCCGCAAGGTAA
- the mcrG gene encoding coenzyme-B sulfoethylthiotransferase subunit gamma codes for MAYKPQYGPGQTHIAENRRKQMDPARKLEKIRDVTDKDIVLIMGHKAPGAAYPSCHPPLAEQGEPNCPIRKLVTPTDGAKAGDRVRYIQFTDSMYNAPCQPYQRSYVESYRFRGIDPGTLSGRQIVECRERDLEKYAKELVNTELYDAALTGVRGCTVHGHSLRLDENGMMFDMLQRFVMDKKTGTVKIIKDQVGVPLDTEVKVGKPMDNKWLKAHTTMYHSVSGTGFRDDPEYVEYIQRIHSLRVKYGFMPKEA; via the coding sequence ATGGCATACAAACCCCAGTATGGACCAGGCCAGACTCATATCGCCGAGAACAGGCGAAAGCAGATGGACCCGGCCCGCAAGCTGGAAAAGATTCGCGACGTCACTGACAAGGACATTGTCCTTATCATGGGACACAAGGCACCCGGTGCAGCATATCCATCCTGCCACCCGCCGCTCGCCGAGCAGGGGGAGCCCAACTGCCCGATCCGCAAGCTTGTGACCCCGACTGATGGCGCAAAGGCCGGAGACCGCGTCCGCTACATCCAGTTCACCGACTCGATGTACAACGCACCCTGCCAGCCCTACCAGAGAAGCTATGTCGAGTCATACCGCTTCCGCGGCATTGACCCGGGTACTCTCTCAGGCCGTCAGATTGTCGAGTGCCGTGAGCGCGACCTCGAGAAGTACGCAAAGGAACTCGTCAACACCGAGCTCTACGATGCGGCACTTACCGGCGTCCGCGGATGCACGGTGCACGGACACTCTCTCCGTCTCGATGAGAACGGCATGATGTTCGACATGCTCCAGCGCTTTGTCATGGACAAGAAGACCGGGACCGTGAAGATCATCAAGGACCAGGTCGGCGTACCATTGGACACCGAAGTCAAGGTCGGCAAGCCGATGGACAACAAGTGGCTCAAGGCGCACACGACCATGTACCACTCGGTCTCAGGCACGGGATTCCGCGACGACCCAGAATACGTTGAGTACATCCAGCGAATCCACTCGCTAAGGGTGAAATACGGCTTCATGCCAAAGGAGGCCTGA
- the mcrC gene encoding methyl-coenzyme M reductase I operon protein C has protein sequence MPIGRVTQVVDCREAMGMGKGGGIAQRGTISECRYPDVIVVGMSPGRRHVTKPVCDITSGLRQQGVEYSISTLVLNAGSGVPPDAPKIAGGVIGAYFGLTDKEIVQIEKHKIAILHHGNVRSHVVHKVRFILQACDVKAVVVSQAPIDYEDLAKEGVKTAVVMPPADRIRTKGMVMAIVSGVTRGQTPTREKMAEVISSVMRLLKKKEIME, from the coding sequence ATGCCGATTGGACGAGTAACCCAGGTTGTTGACTGCCGCGAGGCGATGGGCATGGGTAAAGGAGGCGGCATTGCCCAGAGGGGCACCATCTCCGAGTGCCGGTACCCGGATGTCATTGTGGTCGGGATGTCTCCCGGACGCCGCCACGTGACCAAGCCGGTGTGCGATATTACCTCGGGACTGCGACAGCAGGGCGTCGAATACAGCATCAGTACGCTGGTGCTGAACGCCGGTAGTGGCGTGCCGCCGGACGCACCGAAAATAGCAGGTGGCGTCATCGGCGCTTACTTTGGGCTTACCGACAAGGAGATCGTCCAGATCGAAAAACACAAGATCGCCATCCTCCACCACGGGAATGTTCGTTCCCATGTGGTGCACAAGGTCAGGTTTATTCTCCAGGCCTGTGATGTGAAGGCAGTTGTCGTTTCCCAGGCCCCGATCGATTACGAGGACCTCGCAAAGGAGGGAGTGAAGACCGCCGTGGTGATGCCGCCCGCAGACCGGATCCGTACGAAAGGTATGGTGATGGCGATTGTAAGCGGCGTTACCCGCGGCCAGACCCCTACACGTGAGAAGATGGCGGAAGTCATTTCGTCTGTCATGAGACTTTTGAAAAAAAAGGAAATAATGGAGTGA
- the mcrD gene encoding methyl-coenzyme M reductase operon protein D, translated as MTEATFPQCRIAPERFLNPETTERLLNKLVAHPGIRRMVLNGPRLPATVTYGPAKGLANAHSMRKTIHVGDQEMELQVHVGTIILELENREVIPALRAACEEVFTDFSFRIQEGKYMKTEPSLTDYCKYGPDADKMIIGMADPKSRSSPVIIQGIK; from the coding sequence ATGACCGAAGCCACGTTCCCCCAGTGCAGGATTGCTCCTGAGCGGTTCCTTAACCCCGAGACAACGGAACGCCTGCTGAACAAACTTGTAGCTCATCCCGGGATCCGGCGCATGGTCCTCAATGGACCACGCCTTCCCGCAACCGTTACCTATGGCCCCGCCAAAGGACTCGCTAATGCTCATTCCATGAGAAAGACGATCCATGTCGGGGACCAGGAGATGGAACTGCAGGTACATGTAGGCACCATCATACTCGAACTTGAGAACCGCGAGGTTATCCCTGCACTGCGTGCCGCGTGCGAGGAGGTCTTTACGGACTTTTCCTTCCGCATCCAGGAAGGGAAGTACATGAAGACCGAGCCTTCACTTACGGATTACTGCAAGTACGGCCCGGACGCGGACAAAATGATCATCGGAATGGCTGATCCAAAAAGCCGTTCCAGCCCCGTAATCATCCAGGGAATAAAATAA